In the genome of Phycisphaerales bacterium, one region contains:
- a CDS encoding radical SAM protein, with amino-acid sequence MELPRRDRGDELCPAGALTGVRDRLRLLARQHELVTVIACAFDHRTRMLPFIYADTRMAPAGVRAIGSALMDSGFAKTRIVLQQWNPNFRPDEMQLDGRVPDLFLVSSMQIHTAACHQLIRAACRIDPAHRPLIIAGGPKVVYEPWDVFGANPREPWGADVAVTGEEFVLLSLLERLLELRGRQESLRAALVRARDGGMLDDIPGLVYPRTGPTGAAEELIDTGIQRLVGDLDELPHPALGYRLLEPPSRGTTLQRQALAPQQVRRYSSIASLVLTFGCKFNCPYCPIPAYNQRQHRVKSGARVADEFVRLNREYGLRYFFGADDNFFNHKQRTLEIVETLARTEIDGVPIRKKVRWGTEVTIHDTLQLREHLPLVRAAGVRALWLGVEDMTATLVNKGQSVNKTTEAFGLLRRHGICPMPMMMHHDTQPLVSATGNYGLLNQVRLLRKAGAISLQVLMMTPATGSRSYESAFRDGLVYTSAAGRRVEPHMLDANYVVASQHPQPWRKQFNIMIAYLYFYNPLRALLALVRPKSRLYLADAAVQVIGMWGLTRTIRRTFGWALRLMRGDIRRHADLPACALPMRAVDGSVAVHALPRAPAESREGPQPVGLPLARQRPIAELLPTPVSVVESAPAPQTPCT; translated from the coding sequence ATGGAACTTCCTCGCCGCGACCGCGGTGACGAACTGTGTCCCGCGGGCGCCCTGACGGGTGTGCGCGATCGGCTGCGCCTCCTTGCCCGACAGCACGAGCTGGTCACGGTCATCGCCTGTGCATTCGATCATCGCACACGCATGCTGCCCTTCATCTATGCCGACACGCGCATGGCCCCTGCCGGTGTGCGGGCGATCGGTTCGGCCTTGATGGATTCCGGCTTCGCGAAAACGCGCATCGTTCTCCAGCAGTGGAACCCGAATTTCCGTCCTGACGAAATGCAGCTCGACGGCCGCGTGCCCGACCTGTTCCTCGTCTCGAGCATGCAGATCCACACCGCCGCCTGCCACCAACTCATCCGCGCCGCATGCCGGATCGACCCGGCGCACCGCCCCCTGATCATCGCCGGCGGGCCCAAAGTGGTGTACGAGCCGTGGGACGTGTTCGGCGCGAACCCGCGCGAGCCGTGGGGGGCCGATGTGGCCGTTACTGGGGAGGAGTTTGTCCTGCTCAGTTTGCTCGAGCGCCTGCTCGAGCTGCGTGGCCGGCAGGAGTCACTGCGCGCCGCGTTGGTGCGGGCCCGGGACGGCGGAATGCTCGACGACATCCCCGGACTCGTGTACCCCCGCACCGGACCGACCGGCGCGGCGGAGGAGCTGATCGACACGGGGATTCAGCGGCTGGTGGGTGACCTCGACGAGCTGCCGCACCCGGCACTCGGGTACCGCTTACTCGAGCCGCCAAGCCGGGGAACGACCCTGCAACGCCAGGCCCTCGCGCCACAGCAGGTGCGCCGCTACAGTTCAATTGCCTCGCTGGTTCTCACGTTCGGCTGCAAATTCAACTGCCCCTACTGCCCGATCCCCGCCTACAACCAGCGGCAACACCGGGTCAAGAGCGGGGCGCGCGTGGCGGACGAATTTGTGCGGCTGAACCGCGAGTACGGGTTACGGTACTTTTTTGGTGCGGACGACAATTTCTTCAACCACAAGCAGCGCACGCTGGAGATCGTCGAGACTCTTGCGCGGACGGAAATCGACGGCGTACCGATCCGGAAGAAAGTACGCTGGGGCACCGAGGTGACGATCCACGACACGCTCCAACTGCGTGAGCACCTGCCGCTGGTGCGCGCTGCGGGCGTGCGGGCATTGTGGCTCGGTGTCGAGGACATGACCGCCACCCTGGTCAATAAGGGCCAGAGTGTGAACAAGACCACGGAGGCGTTCGGCCTGCTCCGGCGCCATGGGATCTGCCCGATGCCCATGATGATGCATCACGACACGCAGCCGCTGGTCAGTGCGACCGGCAACTACGGGCTGCTGAACCAGGTCCGCCTGCTGCGCAAGGCCGGCGCCATCAGTCTGCAGGTGCTGATGATGACACCCGCGACCGGCTCACGCTCCTATGAAAGCGCGTTTCGCGACGGGCTTGTCTATACCAGCGCGGCCGGCCGGCGTGTCGAGCCCCATATGCTGGATGCGAATTACGTCGTCGCGTCGCAGCACCCGCAGCCCTGGCGCAAGCAGTTCAACATCATGATCGCGTACCTGTACTTCTATAACCCTCTGCGCGCCCTGCTGGCACTGGTGCGCCCCAAGAGCAGGTTGTACCTCGCTGATGCCGCCGTCCAGGTCATCGGCATGTGGGGGCTCACACGCACCATTCGGCGCACCTTCGGCTGGGCCTTGCGACTCATGCGCGGCGATATCCGACGACATGCGGATCTTCCGGCTTGCGCGCTGCCTATGCGGGCGGTGGATGGGAGCGTCGCCGTCCATGCCCTGCCGCGCGCACCCGCCGAATCGCGGGAAGGGCCACAACCCGTGGGGTTGCCCCTGGCCCGGCAGCGGCCGATTGCTGAGTTGTTGCCCACCCCCGTCAGTGTGGTCGAGTCCGCCCCAGCACCGCAAACACCCTGCACCTGA